The following are encoded together in the Arvicanthis niloticus isolate mArvNil1 chromosome 9, mArvNil1.pat.X, whole genome shotgun sequence genome:
- the Rimklb gene encoding beta-citrylglutamate synthase B: MCSSGAGKLWFLTDRRIREDYPQKEILRALKAKCCEEELDFRAVVMDEVVLTVEQGNLGLRINGELISAYPQVVVVRVPTPWVQSDSDITVLRHLEKMGCRLMNRPQAILNCVNKFWTFQELAGHGVPLPDTFSYGGHENFAKMIDEAEVLEFPMVVKNTRGHRGKAVFLARDKHHLADLSHLIRHEAPYLFQKYIKESHGRDVRVIVVGGRVVGTMLRCSTDGRMQSNCSLGGVGMMCSLSEQGKQLAIQVSNILGMDVCGIDLLMKDDGSFCVCEANANVGFIAFDKACNLDVAGIIADYAASLLPAGRLTRRMSLLSVVSTASETSEPELGPPASAAVDNMSASSSSVDSDPESTTERELLTKLPGGLFNMNQLLANEIKLLVE, encoded by the exons ATGTGTAGCTCAGGGGCTGGTAAGCTGTGGTTCTTGACAGATCGTCGCATCAGGGAAGACTACCCACAGAAAGAGATCTTACGAGCCTTGAAGGCCAAATGTTGTGAAGAGGAATTGGACTTCAGGGCTGTAGTGATGGATGAGGTGGTGCTGACAGTGGAGCAAGGAAATCTGG GTCTGCGGATCAATGGAGAGCTAATCTCTGCCTACCCACAGGTGGTGGTAGTGAGAGTTCCAACTCCATGGGTGCAGAGTGATAGTGATATCACTGTTTTGCGCCACCTAGAGAAGATGGGGTGCCGACTGATGAACCGACCTCAAGCCATCCTGAACTGTGTTAATAAATTCTGGACATTTCAAGAATTGGCTGGCCATGGTGTGCCTCTACCAGATACTTTTTCTTACG GTGGCCACGAAAACTTTGCTAAAATGATTGATGAAGCGGAAGTGCTGGAGTTCCCAATGGTCGTGAAGAATACACGGGGTCATAGAG GCAAAGCTGTTTTCTTGGCACGAGATAAACACCATTTAGCAGATCTAAGCCATCTTATTCGGCATGAAGCTCCATATTTGTTCCAGAAGTATATTAAAGAGTCTCATGGAAGGGATGTACGAGTCATTGTTGTGGGAGGCCGTGTTGTTGGCACCATGTTACGTTGTTCCACAGATGGAAGGATGCAGAGCAACTGTTCCCTAG GTGGTGTGGGGATGATGTGCTCATTGAGTGAGCAAGGGAAGCAGCTAGCTATCCAGGTGTCGAATATCCTGGGAATGGATGTATGTGGCATTGACCTGTTGATGAAAGATGACGGCTCCTTCTGTGTCTGCGAGGCCAATGCAAATGTAGGTTTCATCGCCTTTGATAAGGCTTGTAATCTAGATGTAGCTGGTATCATAGCAGACTATGCTGCCTCCCTTCTGCCCGCTGGCCGGCTCACCCGGCGCATGTCCCTGCTCTCTGTGGTATCCACTGCCAGTGAGACTAGTGAGCCGGAGCTTGGTCCCCCTGCCAGCGCTGCTGTCGACAACATGAGCGCAAGTTCCAGCTCTGTTGATAGCGACCCCGAAAGCACCACCGAGCGAGAGCTGCTCACCAAGCTCCCAGGGGGGCTGTTCAACATGAACCAGCTGCTAGCCAATGAAATCAAACTCCTGGTGGAGTGA